ttcatataacaAACTTAAGCTATGTTTAGATGTTttgatgattttagatgatttgttaataataataaaaaaataatatcgtaaattaaaaatttagctaaattaatatacaagtggttataaaactttaaatctCATTTGGATggtgaaaatgtttttttttttaattattacaattattttaaatttttatataaaatataataaataatttaatttttttcaaattttaaaattataataatattaaaaattaatattttaatagaattttattttttatataaaattaatttactgTACAAACCGCGTACGGTAGTTCACAAAATTTCCACACCTTTTACTCATGGCCCGACGACCGGCGACTAGATCTACTGTGCTTTACTAATAGCCGATATAAACGCGTCGTAGCCGTAAAAACCGTTGTTTTCTTTCTGCATAGACAAAGTAACACAGGCGGAGTTTCGTTGCCATGCACTCGTATaaatctttgaaatttcttaGGAATAAAGTCGTTTAGTTCGTTAATTGGGTCAAGTTTTCGGTGCATTCCATTTCCGTGtttttgaaatgattttaacATGGAGAAGAATCGGTGATTGATTCCGCGTGGCGGTGTGCCCCTCTCTCAGCCTCGCCgattattatatcatttcaTATTATACGTAAGAAAAAGATCGGCCGTCCAAACATGGGACTCTAAAGTCTAATGTGGTCCACCTGGCTGGCGCGGCCACGCGTCCAACAGTATTAAAAAAACAGTTATTTTCATTACAatctttattataataataataataatattattattgtgtcGACCGAAGACAGACCAGCCGGAAGGACAGCACAGCGCAACAGAAGACACCGTATTCCGTAAACTGTCACGGCCTTTTATGATTGGGAATCTGTTTGCATCATGCCCCTCCCCGGATTGAGTAAATAttctactatttttattttattttattattatttttatatattttttattatttattattatttaatattttattattatttaaaaaatatttgatatcacTGCCTAAATGTTACCTCTCATTTAGATTTAAAgagtattttatttcatctcatctcattattataattttttaaaattctaaataaaatataataaacaattcaatttttttaactctcaaaatgataataatattttatttaaattttaacttttatctaaaatcatctttttTTATCTCTAAATCCAATCAAACCCATCAAATCATTCCTAATATTGAATATTACTAAATTCTCTttctaaatatgtaattttttacaacttttttttattagaatcaCTGTCATcattatctttttataatttaagtatgttttaatagtaaattgagataaatattaaaaattgaataaaattttattttttaataataatattattatttaaaaattaaaaaaattaaattatttattatattttatgtaaaaattaaaataaaagggcCTTATTCTCGTTATCATCCTCTAAAAATCCTTCTGTCAAAGTAGCTACCTATAATTTCTTCTTTCACTGTCCATTCTCAAATTATAAACTTTCCTACACGTCATGGCAAGTTTCAGCTTTTTCTactattatcaaatcaaatttatgctcAGTATTTTCCATCAAGCTAGAAATTCAGCATTTAATTTAAGATATTATTTAGATAATgaattgatataaaataaattaaaataaaagttaaaaattaaataaaatattattttttaatattattattattttaaaattaaaaaaattaaattattaatgatattttttatgagaatttaaaaaaattataatgacggAAATGTGATGAAATACTTCTTATATCTAAACGAGACGTTAATCTCGATAATTACTCAATATTATTGTCCTTTGATATTGACattatattattcaaaatatcaagaaaactaatcatttttataaattcatcCATGAGATTCCATACAATTTTTAGATccagcctcttttttttttttatttgtttcctaAGCAAACTTACATATTATAAAGTAGtattacaaatatttaatgaaGGTCTTTATCACTGTCAGTGACtcagtatatataacataaagttATTCCAATTCATCTTTCATTATTGCCTTTCACaataacataaagttaaaactaGAAGACTGTGCAAAGTAAAGGGGGTATGGTGGCAAGAACgaaagaaataaattcattgGGAAATGAGACGAGACTCCAGACGCCTCTTTTGGCACGAGGCGAGGTTTTTTATAGAGCCGGCCCCCACCCTCtctctagatatatatataaaaataaaaataaatacataattattttataactttttatataattatattttaaatataaaaataatatttacccttctaaagtttattatttttttaaaaaaattagaatttttataaaaaaaattattttttaatagtcatcttactttttttaaaaaaagaatgctttaaatttgtgaattttaaaacggtatctattattatttttaaatataagatatttttataaaataacttataaaaataataatattaaatattttatttaaaatataaatatataaaaaaataaaatagtaactttatcatctgttttatataatatttatttatttccctcTTGAAGTTTatgttgttttgtttcttttaaggaaaatgctagattTCTGTTGGGGGCTACCGctcccaattttttttaataattaagtaaaaattatttaatattattgtgaattttttatatttttttagatatttaaaaatattaaaaaaatgatataaaaaaagaaataaaaataattttttttttacccagcGAGATCCTCCAGCGGTTGGCCGTAGCACTCTCCTTCTTTTAATGGGTAAACAAATATAACGGTTCGATAACCGACAACATCTTTGTTAAgtgaatataataaaatacattGTACATGGTTCAGGCCTAAACCCTtccaaatttggtttttaactttttatttgtttattttggcATGTAATTTATAGTTTCTTCGTgtgagtgaaaagaaaaataatatttataattataaaatatatagtgtagcataattttttgaaaaaaaaaataagtaaataaagatctatataaaaaataaattttatttttgttaaaaaattatgcgATACTTGTAtgactatatctaatattactacGATATAAATCTGAATCACATTACAAAGCTTAAGGGTAAATGTTGTTAAATACCAAAAATCAAATTCACAATTACTAGTGTAATTTCAACAGACAGTCCAAATTTGAatcaattaaaacaaaactcacttttttttaattttttaatttttatatattcattaaatgaattacttataaatataaaattataatcgaTTTGATTAGAGTTGATTAATATTGTAGAACAAACTTGCTTAtgtattataatacaaacagagtaatgttttttattatcttaatttttatcatttgtttattattttataatatgatattaaataattaaggattatttattatattttattcgtaaacctattatttaatattacatcATGAGActatgagaaaataaataatgaataatttttgaaaaatgttatatacagtttccaaataaaaactgcaATGCAggtatatgtaattttatttttaaaactttttaaaattattaaaatatctctcttaaaataatttttttcttttttaataaataatctgTATATACAGTTTTCAAATAAGgattgcaaataaaatttttctatttttttcttttttctaaatagtataaaatataaaataatttaatatactctttatactttttattaatataattaattatataaatttttttaacacataatcaaccatattaataaaatagattACACACAAATTACTTCACGTAacatttttattgttataaatAGGGAAAGTGATACAtctcaatataattattttgataataaaaaattccagATGACAGTGAAGGGAGAACGGCTAATAGTGCTCGTTCCAATATAAACACACATAATGACAGAAACTTTTTGAGGCAGGCAGAAAGAGAGACAGGGAGATACAGAGGAGGATAGGATAAATCTTTCTGccattcttcttccttcctgAATCCTGTTCTTCTTTTACTGACTGATGGATAAAcctaaggagaaagagaagaggaTGTTGGTGGTGGGGGTGTGGAATTTTGCGGCAGAGCTTAAGCTGTTGTTAACTGCTCTTCTAATACTTTGCAGTTTGGCCACCCTTCTCCAGTTCTTTCCTTCTCGTTTCACCATCTCCACCTCCGATCTCCGCTTCTGCATCTCGAGGGTCGTCACCACCGAGATGGCCCCACCCACCATTACTTCCTCTGCCTTACATTCTTCCCTACTCGCCCCCCCACCTTCTTCACCGTCCCCGCCACCGCCGTCTCAGCCGGCGTCAACGTCCCTTCGGCAAGAAGATCAGACGCTTGATAATGGCGTTATCAAGCGTGGCTTCAATACTTACGGCGCGGCCGCCTACAGCTTCGTCACTATGGGGGCTTACAGAGGAGGCCTCAACACCTTTGCCATTGTGGGTATAGCTTCCAAGCCCCTCCACGTCTTCGCCAAGCCGACCTACCAGTGCCAGTGGGTCCCACATCTCAACTCCTCCGAACCCATTTCCGCCGTCGGCTACAAGATCCTCCCGGACTGGGGCTACGGCCGGGTCTACACTGTCGTAGTCGTCAACTGCACCTTCTCTCAACCCATCAATACCGACAACTCCGGCGGAACATTACTCCTCTACGCCTCCACCTCCGGTGGCGGTGACCGCAGCTTCAACGTCACGGACACCATCCCGGCCTTGACAGAGTCTCCCGGATCCTTGAATCTCGCATTGTTTACTTCAAAACCCAAGTACGATTATCTGTATTGTGGCTCGTCCTTGTATGGGAATTTGAGTCCCCAGAGACTGAGGGAATGGATAGCCTACCACGTTAGATTGTTCGGGGAGAGATCGCATTTTGTGATACACGACGCGGGTGGGATTCATGAGGAGATGTTGGAGGTGTTGAGACCATGGATGGAAAAGGGCTTTGTGACGTTGCAAGATATAAGGGAGCAGGAAAGGTTTGACGGGTACTATCACAACCAGTTCATGGTGGTAAATGATTGCTTGCATAGATACAAGTTTATGGCTAAGTGGATGTTCTTCTTTGATGTtgatgagtatatatatgtgcCGCCCAAAAGCACCATTAAAACGGTGCTCGATTCGCTCTCCAACTACTCGCAGTTCACCATTGAGCAGATGCCCATGAGCAGTAAGCTATGCCTTTACGAACCAGCCGGCAGAACCTACAGGTACATTCCATGCGTCCTGCCCTCTGCTCTTGATTGCTTTTTTTCTTAGCATGATTTAAGTTGAGAAAATAGTGGGAAATTGCTTGGGTTGAACACAGTTTTTGACGTCTTTTACAATGTCTTCAATTTTACATTTTCCATGGGTGGATAGGTTTTAAAAGCCAAC
This genomic interval from Carya illinoinensis cultivar Pawnee chromosome 10, C.illinoinensisPawnee_v1, whole genome shotgun sequence contains the following:
- the LOC122279454 gene encoding galactan beta-1,4-galactosyltransferase GALS3-like — encoded protein: MDKPKEKEKRMLVVGVWNFAAELKLLLTALLILCSLATLLQFFPSRFTISTSDLRFCISRVVTTEMAPPTITSSALHSSLLAPPPSSPSPPPPSQPASTSLRQEDQTLDNGVIKRGFNTYGAAAYSFVTMGAYRGGLNTFAIVGIASKPLHVFAKPTYQCQWVPHLNSSEPISAVGYKILPDWGYGRVYTVVVVNCTFSQPINTDNSGGTLLLYASTSGGGDRSFNVTDTIPALTESPGSLNLALFTSKPKYDYLYCGSSLYGNLSPQRLREWIAYHVRLFGERSHFVIHDAGGIHEEMLEVLRPWMEKGFVTLQDIREQERFDGYYHNQFMVVNDCLHRYKFMAKWMFFFDVDEYIYVPPKSTIKTVLDSLSNYSQFTIEQMPMSSKLCLYEPAGRTYRRWGFEKLVYRDVVKGIRRDRKYAVQPRNVYATGVHMSQNLAGKTTHETEGRIKYFHYHGTIAVRREPCRNLINSTEIVFEKTPYVMDTTMRDAAGSVKNFELKMIGSRLQRTRQ